One stretch of Jiangella gansuensis DSM 44835 DNA includes these proteins:
- a CDS encoding TetR/AcrR family transcriptional regulator, translated as MHGPEATSTPVKARERILSTSYRLFARRGVNGVGVDEVIERSHVAKATFYRHFPSKQALVLAYLERREQEWTHGLVEQGSEARGNNAEERLLAVFDVFDEWFDSDDFDGIAFITVLLEMGKDHPLGQASIEHLANLRAITRRRAEEAGLREPEEFARAWHILMKGSIIAALEGDTGAARRAKSMGKDLIAQHR; from the coding sequence ATGCACGGGCCGGAAGCGACGAGCACGCCAGTGAAGGCGAGAGAACGCATCCTGAGCACGAGCTACCGGTTGTTCGCCCGGCGGGGCGTCAACGGGGTGGGTGTGGACGAGGTCATCGAGCGTTCGCACGTGGCGAAGGCCACTTTCTACCGGCACTTTCCGTCCAAGCAGGCGCTGGTGCTGGCGTATCTGGAGCGGCGCGAGCAGGAGTGGACGCACGGGCTGGTCGAGCAGGGCTCCGAGGCCCGCGGCAACAATGCCGAGGAGCGGCTGCTGGCCGTGTTCGACGTGTTCGACGAGTGGTTCGACAGCGACGACTTCGACGGCATCGCGTTCATCACGGTGCTGCTGGAGATGGGCAAGGACCATCCGCTGGGGCAGGCCAGCATCGAGCACCTGGCCAACCTGCGGGCCATCACCCGGCGGCGGGCGGAGGAGGCCGGGCTGCGTGAGCCGGAGGAGTTCGCGCGGGCCTGGCACATCTTGATGAAGGGCTCCATCATCGCCGCGTTGGAGGGCGACACCGGTGCGGCGCGGCGGGCCAAGTCGATGGGCAAGGACCTCATCGCCCAGCACCGCTGA
- a CDS encoding elongation factor G translates to MRTLNLGILAHVDAGKTSLTERLLYAAGVIDEVGSVDAGSTRTDTLALERQRGITIKSAVVSFLVGDTTVNLIDTPGHPDFIAEVERVLDVLDGAVLVVSAVEGVQAQTRVLMRALRRLRIPTLLFVNKLDRAGAQPDRVLAEIAAKLSPAAVPMVATTAPGGRAAAAVAFGPGDDGFESRLADVLADHDDDLLAAYVHDAAAVPYRRLRRDLAVQTGRALVHPVYLGSAITGAGVNALMAGITELLPAAGGDPSGPVSGTVFKVERGPAGEKLTWVRMFGGTLRIRDRVRLGDGREGKITAIRVVDPTGDGSASSVGPGRIATLWGLGDVRIGDVIGVPREGARTGKRFAPPTLETVVVPRLPLQRGALQVALAQLAEQDPLIALRQDDLRREISVSLYGEVQKEVIEATLAGDYGLEVDFRESTTICVERLTGTGSAVQRIRQDGNPFLAGVGLRVEPAPPGGGVRFGIEIELGSLPPAFLRAIEETVRESLGQGLHGWEIPDCQVTLWHSGYAPRQSHAHAVFDKSMSSTAGDFRLLTPLVLVDALRAAGTRVHEPWHRLRLEIPADTLGQVLPALTRLRAVPGAPAPAGAGGEAYLLTGDIPAATVHQLHQELPALTRGEGVLETEFARYQPVTGAVPERPRTDHNPLDRKEYLLHVVRRV, encoded by the coding sequence TTGCGCACGCTCAATCTGGGGATCCTGGCCCACGTCGACGCCGGTAAGACCAGTCTGACCGAGCGGCTGCTGTACGCCGCCGGGGTCATCGACGAGGTCGGCAGCGTCGACGCCGGCAGTACCCGCACCGACACCCTCGCGCTGGAACGCCAGCGCGGCATCACCATCAAGTCCGCCGTCGTCTCGTTCCTGGTCGGCGACACGACGGTGAACCTCATCGATACCCCGGGTCACCCCGACTTCATCGCCGAGGTCGAGCGGGTCCTCGACGTACTCGACGGCGCCGTCCTGGTGGTCTCCGCGGTCGAAGGCGTGCAGGCACAGACCCGGGTGCTCATGCGGGCCCTGCGACGGCTGCGCATTCCCACGCTGCTGTTCGTGAACAAGCTGGATCGCGCCGGTGCGCAGCCGGACCGCGTGCTCGCCGAGATCGCGGCGAAGCTGTCGCCGGCGGCCGTGCCCATGGTGGCGACGACGGCGCCGGGCGGCCGCGCGGCGGCTGCCGTCGCGTTCGGTCCCGGCGACGACGGATTCGAGTCGCGGCTGGCCGACGTGCTGGCCGACCACGACGACGACCTGCTCGCCGCGTACGTCCACGACGCCGCGGCCGTCCCGTACCGGCGGCTGCGGCGTGACCTCGCGGTGCAGACCGGCCGGGCGCTCGTGCATCCGGTGTACCTCGGCTCGGCCATCACCGGTGCCGGCGTGAACGCACTGATGGCCGGGATCACCGAGCTGCTGCCGGCCGCGGGCGGGGACCCGTCCGGTCCGGTGTCGGGCACGGTGTTCAAGGTCGAGCGCGGCCCCGCGGGGGAGAAACTGACCTGGGTACGGATGTTCGGTGGGACGCTGCGCATTCGTGACCGGGTCAGGCTCGGCGACGGTCGCGAGGGGAAGATCACCGCGATCCGGGTCGTCGACCCGACGGGTGACGGTTCGGCGTCGTCGGTCGGGCCCGGCCGGATCGCGACACTCTGGGGTCTGGGCGACGTCCGGATCGGCGACGTCATCGGTGTTCCGCGCGAGGGGGCGCGGACGGGAAAGCGGTTCGCCCCGCCCACCCTCGAGACGGTGGTGGTGCCCCGGCTTCCCCTGCAACGCGGTGCACTGCAGGTCGCCCTGGCCCAGCTGGCGGAGCAGGACCCGTTGATCGCCCTGCGCCAGGACGACCTGCGCCGGGAGATCTCGGTGTCGCTCTACGGCGAGGTGCAGAAGGAGGTCATCGAGGCCACCCTCGCCGGCGACTACGGGCTGGAGGTGGATTTCCGGGAGTCCACCACGATCTGCGTGGAGCGGCTCACCGGCACCGGCAGCGCGGTGCAGCGCATCCGGCAGGACGGCAACCCGTTCCTAGCGGGTGTCGGGCTGCGGGTCGAGCCCGCGCCGCCTGGCGGCGGCGTCCGGTTCGGCATCGAGATCGAGCTGGGCTCGCTGCCGCCGGCGTTCCTGCGCGCCATCGAGGAGACGGTGCGGGAATCCCTCGGCCAGGGGCTGCACGGCTGGGAGATCCCGGACTGCCAGGTCACCCTGTGGCACTCCGGTTACGCGCCGCGGCAGAGCCACGCGCACGCCGTGTTCGACAAGAGCATGTCCAGCACCGCCGGCGACTTCCGGTTGCTCACCCCGCTGGTGCTGGTGGACGCGCTGCGGGCCGCGGGGACGCGGGTCCACGAACCGTGGCACCGGCTCCGGCTGGAGATCCCTGCCGACACGCTCGGACAGGTGCTGCCGGCCCTGACCCGGCTGCGCGCGGTGCCCGGTGCGCCGGCGCCGGCCGGCGCCGGGGGCGAGGCCTACCTGCTGACCGGCGACATCCCGGCCGCGACAGTGCACCAGCTGCACCAGGAGCTGCCGGCGCTGACCCGCGGTGAGGGCGTCCTGGAAACCGAGTTCGCCCGGTATCAGCCGGTCACCGGCGCGGTGCCGGAGCGGCCGCGCACCGATCACAACCCGCTGGACCGCAAGGAGTACCTGCTGCACGTCGTCCGGCGGGTGTGA
- a CDS encoding DUF6597 domain-containing transcriptional factor, with the protein MVGQTFRERPPPARLAGLVSAAWVQRVLPGAPPYPHRDIPNGCVHLVCRSGATPCVVGPLTAPRTEVLAPGSVVVGLRFRPGAAVAVLGMPAAELTDLVVDATDLWGATALAAGERVAAAASGDDAAIAALEGLVETAWQAGAHTPDPLMAEAVRRLMPWHAGDVRSVGAQLSLSERGFRRRCRDVVGVGPKTLQRMLRFQGFLARAQFALARGGSPADGGLARLSVDTGYADQAHLTRECVRLTGATPREFLRATQETCGCGHDHAASFVPLLGPRPG; encoded by the coding sequence ATGGTCGGCCAGACCTTCCGGGAACGGCCCCCGCCGGCGCGGCTGGCTGGGCTCGTCTCGGCGGCCTGGGTGCAGCGGGTGCTGCCCGGCGCGCCGCCGTATCCGCATCGCGACATCCCGAACGGCTGCGTGCACCTGGTGTGCCGGTCCGGCGCGACGCCGTGCGTGGTGGGGCCACTGACCGCGCCGCGGACCGAGGTACTCGCACCGGGCAGTGTCGTCGTCGGGCTGCGGTTCCGGCCCGGCGCGGCCGTGGCGGTGCTCGGCATGCCGGCCGCCGAGCTCACCGATCTGGTGGTGGACGCGACCGACCTGTGGGGGGCGACGGCGCTGGCCGCCGGCGAACGGGTGGCGGCCGCCGCCTCGGGCGACGACGCGGCGATCGCGGCGCTGGAGGGTCTGGTGGAGACGGCCTGGCAGGCCGGGGCGCACACCCCGGACCCGCTGATGGCCGAGGCGGTGCGCCGGCTGATGCCGTGGCACGCCGGTGACGTCCGCAGTGTCGGCGCCCAGCTGAGCCTGTCCGAGCGCGGCTTCCGGCGGCGTTGCCGCGACGTGGTCGGCGTCGGGCCGAAGACGTTGCAGCGGATGCTGCGCTTCCAGGGCTTCCTCGCCCGGGCCCAGTTCGCTCTGGCCCGCGGCGGATCGCCGGCGGACGGTGGACTGGCGCGGCTGTCCGTCGACACCGGCTATGCCGACCAGGCGCACCTGACCCGCGAGTGCGTGCGGCTGACCGGGGCCACTCCGCGCGAGTTCCTGCGCGCGACCCAGGAGACCTGCGGGTGCGGACACGACCACGCCGCCTCCTTCGTCCCACTGCTGGGGCCGCGGCCGGGCTGA
- a CDS encoding FAD-binding oxidoreductase, with protein sequence MTTTHGGPSAGTWRAFQDSVDGDVLRPGMPGFDTAHAPAFGGGGTAVPLAVVRCHTTADVAEAVGLARRHRLPAVPRSGGHCFVRRSSTSGLLIDVGPMRAVAVDGDVVTVGAGARLGELAGALGTHGLALPAGCGPTVGVAGLTLGGGFGILGRSHGLMADRLLAARVVLADGRIVECDEHHDGDLFWALRGAGGGQFGIVTALTFRAVAAPDATAFHAVWPVAAAARMLDAWQHWSPSAPDRLAASLLLVAGPEPEEQPVVNLFGAMLDTEPATTAALERFAGVVGSDPVSCTAATRDYPETKRYLADLGARMGASIPAGLQASRSEFVARPLSSSAVEALIGHFTTDRTPGQTRELDLSPWGGAYARTPAAATAFAHRDASFLLKHAVAAPRGGDRAAAETWLDRSWGIAHPWGTGGVYPNFPDPRLTDGPRAYHGNNLERLRQVKSRYDADEFFRFPQSIRP encoded by the coding sequence ATGACGACCACACACGGCGGCCCGTCCGCCGGCACGTGGCGTGCGTTCCAGGACAGCGTGGACGGCGACGTCCTGCGGCCCGGCATGCCGGGGTTCGACACGGCCCACGCACCGGCCTTCGGAGGCGGCGGGACCGCGGTGCCGCTCGCCGTGGTGCGCTGCCACACAACGGCGGATGTCGCCGAGGCTGTCGGCCTGGCCCGCCGGCACCGGCTCCCGGCCGTCCCGCGCAGCGGCGGGCACTGCTTCGTCCGCCGCTCGTCGACCTCCGGCCTGCTCATCGACGTGGGGCCGATGCGGGCGGTCGCGGTGGACGGCGACGTCGTCACCGTCGGCGCCGGCGCCCGGCTCGGTGAGCTCGCCGGCGCACTGGGCACGCACGGGCTGGCGCTGCCGGCCGGCTGCGGCCCGACGGTCGGCGTCGCCGGGCTGACCCTCGGCGGCGGCTTCGGCATCCTCGGACGCAGCCACGGACTGATGGCGGACCGGCTGCTGGCCGCGCGCGTCGTGCTCGCCGACGGCCGGATCGTCGAGTGCGACGAGCACCACGACGGCGACCTGTTCTGGGCGTTGCGCGGCGCCGGCGGCGGCCAGTTCGGCATCGTCACGGCGCTGACGTTCCGGGCGGTCGCGGCGCCGGACGCCACTGCTTTCCACGCCGTGTGGCCGGTCGCGGCCGCCGCGCGGATGCTGGACGCCTGGCAGCATTGGTCACCGTCGGCGCCGGATCGGTTGGCCGCCAGCCTCCTCCTGGTCGCGGGCCCGGAGCCGGAGGAGCAGCCGGTGGTCAACCTGTTCGGTGCGATGCTGGACACCGAGCCGGCGACGACGGCGGCACTGGAGCGGTTCGCCGGCGTCGTGGGCTCGGACCCGGTGAGCTGTACCGCGGCGACCCGGGACTATCCCGAGACGAAGCGCTACCTGGCCGACCTCGGCGCCCGGATGGGCGCCTCGATCCCGGCCGGGCTGCAGGCCAGCCGCTCGGAGTTCGTCGCCCGGCCGCTGTCGTCCTCGGCCGTGGAGGCGCTGATCGGTCACTTCACCACGGACCGGACACCGGGGCAGACGCGGGAGCTCGATCTCAGCCCGTGGGGCGGAGCCTATGCGCGCACGCCCGCGGCGGCGACCGCCTTCGCCCACCGGGACGCCAGCTTCCTGCTCAAGCACGCGGTGGCGGCGCCGCGGGGCGGTGACCGTGCCGCGGCGGAGACCTGGCTGGATCGGTCCTGGGGCATCGCGCACCCGTGGGGGACCGGCGGCGTCTACCCGAACTTCCCCGACCCCCGGCTGACCGACGGGCCGCGCGCCTACCACGGAAACAACCTGGAACGTCTGCGCCAGGTGAAGTCGCGCTACGACGCCGATGAGTTCTTCCGCTTCCCGCAGTCCATCCGACCGTGA
- a CDS encoding PPOX class F420-dependent oxidoreductase, with protein sequence MPELTDEARRLLGGAHRAHLATLLPDGSPHSVPLWIGLEGDLISFQTSPNSRKARNVARDPRVAVSVIDRDDPHRTALVRGRVVEQVDGDRGWAMIDRMSQAYLGMPYPERADRVAYLIEPEHVRTVAF encoded by the coding sequence ATGCCCGAACTGACCGACGAGGCTCGCCGGCTCCTCGGTGGCGCCCACCGCGCCCACCTGGCGACCCTCCTGCCCGACGGCTCCCCGCACAGCGTCCCGCTCTGGATCGGCCTGGAGGGCGACCTGATCAGCTTCCAGACGTCGCCGAACTCCCGCAAGGCCCGCAACGTCGCACGAGACCCCCGGGTGGCGGTGTCGGTGATCGACCGTGACGACCCGCACCGGACCGCCCTGGTCCGCGGCCGCGTCGTCGAACAGGTCGACGGCGACCGCGGCTGGGCGATGATCGACCGGATGTCGCAGGCCTACCTGGGCATGCCGTATCCGGAACGCGCGGACCGGGTGGCCTATCTGATCGAACCCGAGCACGTCCGGACCGTCGCCTTCTGA
- a CDS encoding BTAD domain-containing putative transcriptional regulator, translating into MHVAILGPLQLTDAGTVVEVGGARLRALLVRLAAEPGGTVSAGALSEALWPGEAPADPVNAVQSLVSRLRKVLPAGATVVPVSGGYRLDLPPGAVDLTRFERLVAEGRRSLRAGDPAAAVPPLREALGLWRGEPLSDIAAAPFATALAARLEELRLTAAEDLAEAELARGGGADVVARLEQLVAAHPLRERLRALQVRALTMTGRRAEALAAFEAARGALADQLGSDPGPDLRAAHLAALRDDEHPPARPASTLPRPLTTLIGRDDERAQVRGALHRSRLVTLVGPGGTGKTRLATEVGADLAGETAGGVWLVELGALADPADIAPAIADTLHLAADSGLTVAGTRPPDALTRIVEAIGTSDTVVVLDNCEHLVDAVAPLAETLLRRCPGLRVLATSREPLRVAGEALQEVPPLAEADAIRLFTQRARDIRPDAVNDGSDRPVAAEICRRLDGLPLAIELAAARLRTLPLAELARRLGDRFDVLSHGTRTAPARHRTLRDVVAWSWELLDAGEQRFLSRLAVLPGTVSADAAARVGDDAGGPDLLAALVDKSLLQLVDGPQPRYRMLETIREFAADRLAAAGELARAQAALVGYATELAERAEPHLRTGDQLVWLARLRDEHDTLGAAMRCAERSGDGAAALRLAAALAQYWTVRSDHSRATGRLRQALVGAGSGAAAEHVAVVATYHLLNAAMSGELPDAATVADLVTGRVDELCAASSHPAVTLLRPLLALVADEVGDGVALADELLATQDPWTRGSLLLVRSLLGGAHGDMVEACDRLAEAAQEFGAAGERWGRMTALTFLAIMRTMFGDTDAAAALQDAVRLRRELEPDDDAVEQRAWLAQLLAWTGDEQRARADLLELVRPVAGRPARYVILAQVVLGDLARGGGDLVDADRWYRAADEGVRASGESMFVAVLKTSRAQLAVAAGELDGAAKQLRSALGVALDIRDLPLAAAVAVGVAAMLAAGGRDREAATTLGAAHGLRGAADPLNPDVIAVTERLRDRLGPDAFAAAYEHGRSLDATAATELVRGYTRR; encoded by the coding sequence GTGCATGTCGCGATCCTCGGCCCGCTGCAGCTCACGGACGCCGGCACGGTGGTCGAGGTGGGCGGTGCGCGGTTGCGCGCGCTGCTGGTGAGGCTCGCGGCCGAGCCCGGCGGAACGGTGAGCGCCGGCGCGCTGTCCGAGGCGCTGTGGCCCGGCGAGGCTCCGGCTGATCCCGTCAACGCGGTGCAGTCGCTGGTGTCGCGGCTACGTAAGGTCCTGCCTGCCGGTGCCACCGTGGTGCCGGTGTCCGGCGGTTACCGTCTCGACCTGCCGCCGGGCGCCGTCGACCTGACTCGCTTCGAACGGCTGGTCGCGGAGGGGCGGAGGTCGCTGCGGGCCGGCGACCCAGCGGCCGCGGTGCCGCCGTTGCGCGAGGCGCTGGGCCTGTGGCGGGGTGAGCCGCTGAGCGACATCGCAGCCGCGCCGTTCGCGACCGCCCTCGCCGCCCGGCTGGAGGAGTTGCGGCTGACGGCGGCCGAGGACCTCGCGGAGGCGGAACTCGCCAGGGGCGGCGGCGCCGACGTGGTCGCCCGGCTCGAGCAACTGGTCGCGGCGCATCCGCTGCGGGAGCGGTTGCGGGCCCTGCAGGTGCGGGCACTGACCATGACCGGCCGGCGGGCCGAAGCACTGGCTGCCTTCGAGGCGGCCCGCGGCGCGCTGGCCGACCAACTCGGCAGTGACCCCGGCCCGGACCTCCGTGCGGCACATCTCGCCGCGCTGCGCGACGACGAGCACCCACCCGCCCGGCCCGCGAGCACGCTGCCGCGCCCGCTGACCACCCTGATCGGCCGCGACGACGAACGCGCCCAGGTGCGGGGAGCGCTGCACCGGTCCCGGCTCGTGACCCTGGTGGGCCCCGGCGGTACCGGCAAGACCCGCCTGGCCACGGAGGTGGGGGCCGACCTGGCGGGTGAGACCGCCGGCGGGGTCTGGCTGGTCGAGCTCGGCGCCCTGGCCGACCCGGCGGACATCGCGCCCGCGATCGCCGACACGTTGCACCTGGCCGCCGACTCCGGGCTGACCGTCGCCGGCACCCGCCCGCCGGACGCGCTGACCCGGATCGTCGAGGCGATCGGCACCAGTGACACCGTCGTCGTGCTCGACAACTGCGAGCACCTCGTGGACGCGGTCGCGCCGCTGGCGGAGACGCTGCTGAGGCGGTGCCCGGGCCTACGGGTGCTGGCGACCAGCCGAGAACCGCTGCGGGTGGCGGGGGAGGCGCTGCAGGAGGTGCCGCCGCTGGCCGAGGCCGACGCGATCCGGCTCTTCACGCAACGGGCCCGCGACATCCGGCCGGACGCGGTGAATGACGGATCCGACCGGCCGGTGGCGGCGGAGATCTGCCGCCGGCTCGACGGGCTCCCGCTGGCCATCGAGCTGGCGGCGGCCCGGCTGCGCACCCTGCCGCTGGCCGAGCTGGCCCGCCGGCTCGGCGACCGGTTCGACGTGCTCAGCCATGGCACGCGCACCGCACCGGCCCGGCACCGCACGCTGCGCGATGTCGTTGCCTGGAGCTGGGAGCTCCTCGACGCCGGTGAACAGCGGTTCCTGTCCCGGCTGGCCGTCCTGCCCGGCACCGTCTCAGCGGACGCTGCCGCCCGCGTGGGCGACGACGCCGGCGGACCGGATCTGCTCGCCGCACTGGTCGACAAGTCGCTGCTGCAGCTCGTCGACGGCCCGCAGCCGCGGTACCGGATGCTGGAGACGATCCGCGAGTTCGCGGCGGACCGGCTGGCCGCGGCCGGCGAGCTGGCCCGCGCGCAGGCCGCGCTCGTCGGCTACGCGACCGAGCTGGCCGAACGGGCCGAGCCGCACCTGCGCACCGGCGACCAGCTGGTGTGGCTGGCCCGGCTGCGCGACGAGCACGACACGCTCGGTGCAGCGATGCGCTGCGCCGAGCGGTCCGGCGACGGCGCGGCGGCCCTCCGGCTGGCGGCCGCGCTCGCGCAGTACTGGACGGTTCGCTCCGATCACTCCCGGGCCACCGGCCGGCTGCGGCAGGCACTCGTCGGCGCCGGCAGCGGTGCGGCGGCTGAGCACGTCGCCGTCGTCGCCACGTATCACCTGCTCAACGCCGCGATGTCCGGTGAGCTCCCGGACGCGGCGACGGTCGCGGACCTGGTGACCGGCCGGGTGGACGAGCTGTGCGCCGCGAGCTCCCACCCGGCGGTGACGCTGCTACGCCCACTGCTCGCCCTGGTGGCGGATGAGGTCGGCGACGGTGTCGCGCTCGCCGACGAGTTGCTGGCCACGCAGGATCCCTGGACCAGAGGCAGCCTCCTGCTGGTCCGGTCGCTGCTCGGCGGTGCGCACGGCGACATGGTCGAGGCCTGTGACCGGCTGGCCGAGGCCGCTCAGGAGTTCGGTGCGGCCGGCGAGCGATGGGGCCGGATGACCGCGCTCACGTTCCTGGCGATCATGCGCACGATGTTCGGCGACACCGACGCCGCTGCGGCCCTGCAGGACGCGGTGCGGCTGCGCCGCGAGCTGGAACCGGACGACGACGCCGTCGAGCAGCGGGCCTGGCTGGCCCAGCTGCTGGCCTGGACCGGCGACGAGCAGCGCGCCCGGGCCGACCTGCTGGAGCTGGTCCGTCCGGTCGCCGGCCGGCCGGCCCGCTACGTCATCCTCGCCCAGGTGGTCCTCGGCGATCTGGCCCGCGGCGGGGGCGATCTCGTCGACGCAGACCGGTGGTACCGAGCCGCCGACGAGGGCGTGCGCGCGTCCGGCGAGTCCATGTTCGTGGCCGTCCTGAAGACCTCCCGGGCGCAGCTGGCGGTAGCCGCCGGCGAGCTCGACGGCGCCGCGAAGCAGCTGCGCTCCGCCCTGGGCGTCGCCCTCGACATCCGGGACCTGCCACTGGCGGCGGCCGTCGCCGTCGGCGTGGCCGCGATGCTGGCGGCCGGCGGGCGGGACCGGGAGGCCGCGACGACGCTGGGCGCCGCCCACGGCTTGCGCGGCGCCGCGGACCCGCTGAATCCGGACGTCATCGCGGTGACGGAGCGGCTGCGGGACAGGCTCGGGCCGGATGCGTTCGCCGCCGCCTACGAGCACGGCCGCTCCCTGGACGCCACGGCAGCCACCGAGCTGGTCCGCGGCTACACCCGGCGCTGA
- a CDS encoding ABC transporter permease, which produces MTTHRPYALARHSFALAGRNLTKMRRNPGLFTDAVMLPVIFLLLFVYLFGGAVAGSTQDYLQYVFPGVLVMTAILTGMTSTGLSINLDIKKGVFDRFRSLPIPRSAPLIGSVLGDGVRYVIAVGSLFVLGFVLGFRVQTDVLSALAAAGLAVLFGFALSWVNVLIGVVVKEETLVTTIAFLGIFPLAFGTDMVAPTETLPGWLQAWVDINPVTHVMDATSALLLDEPLGSSVVATLAWSAAFLVVFVPLAVRAYQRRV; this is translated from the coding sequence ATGACCACCCACCGTCCGTACGCACTGGCCCGGCACAGCTTTGCGCTGGCCGGCCGCAACCTCACCAAGATGCGCCGCAACCCGGGCCTGTTCACCGACGCCGTCATGCTGCCGGTGATCTTCCTGTTGCTGTTCGTGTACCTGTTCGGCGGCGCTGTCGCCGGATCGACCCAGGACTACCTGCAGTACGTGTTCCCCGGCGTGCTGGTGATGACCGCCATCCTCACCGGGATGACCTCCACCGGCCTCAGCATCAACCTCGACATCAAGAAGGGCGTCTTCGACCGGTTCCGCAGCCTGCCCATCCCCCGGTCGGCGCCGTTGATCGGCTCGGTGCTGGGCGACGGCGTGCGGTACGTCATCGCCGTCGGCAGCCTGTTCGTCCTCGGGTTCGTGCTGGGGTTCCGGGTGCAGACGGATGTGTTGTCGGCGCTGGCTGCGGCCGGACTGGCCGTCCTGTTCGGGTTCGCCCTCAGCTGGGTGAACGTGCTGATCGGGGTTGTAGTGAAGGAGGAGACGCTGGTGACCACCATCGCCTTCCTCGGCATCTTCCCGCTGGCGTTCGGCACCGACATGGTGGCGCCGACGGAGACGCTGCCCGGCTGGCTGCAGGCCTGGGTCGACATCAACCCCGTGACGCACGTGATGGACGCGACGTCGGCGTTGCTGCTCGACGAGCCGCTGGGTTCGTCGGTCGTGGCGACGCTGGCGTGGTCGGCGGCGTTCCTGGTGGTGTTCGTGCCGCTGGCGGTGCGCGCGTATCAGCGCCGGGTGTAG
- a CDS encoding daunorubicin resistance protein DrrA family ABC transporter ATP-binding protein — protein sequence MTYAFQTAGLVKRFGDTTALAGVDLTAERGTVLGVLGPNGAGKTTAVRILATLLRPDEGRAWVDGLDVQADAAAVRRRIGLTGQYASVDEDLTGTENLVLFGRLLDRRGPDARARARELLERFDLTEAADRRVSTYSGGMRRRLDLAASMVGHPSIVFLDEPTTGLDPGKREDVWRMIRAMTADGGTVLLTTQYLEEADALADEISVLDGGQIVAHGTPPELKRIVGGRTLVVRPADPDRLGEAGALLAGATGRTPETAGRGVLTVAADDDATLRSAVVALSDAGIAVTELSLRLPSLDDVFHALTDRTARAEVRR from the coding sequence ATGACGTATGCATTCCAGACAGCAGGCCTGGTCAAGCGGTTCGGCGACACCACCGCGCTGGCCGGCGTCGACCTCACCGCCGAACGCGGGACCGTGCTCGGCGTCCTCGGGCCGAACGGTGCCGGCAAGACGACGGCGGTGCGCATCCTGGCCACTCTCCTGCGCCCCGACGAGGGCCGCGCCTGGGTGGACGGCCTCGACGTCCAGGCCGACGCGGCCGCGGTCCGCCGGCGAATCGGGCTGACCGGCCAGTACGCGTCGGTCGACGAGGACCTCACCGGCACGGAGAACCTCGTCCTGTTCGGCCGGCTGCTCGATCGTCGCGGACCCGACGCCCGGGCCCGCGCCCGTGAGCTGCTGGAGCGTTTCGACCTCACCGAGGCCGCCGACCGGCGGGTGTCGACGTACTCCGGCGGCATGCGCAGGCGCCTCGACCTGGCGGCCAGCATGGTGGGCCATCCGAGCATCGTGTTCCTGGACGAGCCCACCACCGGGCTCGACCCGGGCAAGCGCGAGGACGTGTGGCGCATGATCCGCGCCATGACCGCCGACGGCGGCACCGTGTTGCTGACCACCCAGTATCTGGAGGAGGCCGATGCGCTCGCCGACGAGATCTCCGTCCTCGACGGCGGCCAGATCGTCGCGCACGGAACCCCGCCGGAGCTCAAACGCATCGTCGGGGGCAGGACGCTCGTCGTCCGGCCGGCCGACCCGGACCGCCTCGGCGAGGCCGGCGCGCTGCTCGCGGGGGCGACCGGCCGTACCCCCGAGACGGCCGGTCGCGGCGTGCTCACCGTCGCCGCCGACGACGACGCGACGCTGCGTTCCGCGGTGGTCGCGCTGTCAGACGCCGGCATCGCCGTCACCGAGTTGTCGTTGCGGCTGCCGAGCCTCGACGACGTGTTCCATGCCCTCACCGACCGAACCGCCCGCGCGGAGGTCCGCCGATGA